The stretch of DNA CGCACCACGTACACGCGACCCCCCGGCAAAGCCGGGGGCTGATGGATGGTTGCGGCGAATAATTTTCTCCCACCCCCCGGCTTTGCCGGGGGGTCGCGCCGCATACCAACCCCGCCCATCCGCCACCCATCACAACCGAACCACTACATTTCCCCATCCGCGCGATTCGACCACCACGGCAACATCACGCCCCCTTCCATCGACATGATGCTGCCGGTCATGTATTCGGCATCGTCGCTCAGCATGAAGGCGATTCCCTTGGCGATTTCTTCGGGACGCCCCAAACGGCCCCACGGCAGCGCTTTGCCACCCGCTTCGAGTTGTTCCTCGGTAAAGAATTTGCGCTCACCGGGAGTATCAATCCAGCCGGGGTAGATGGCATTCACGCGAATTCGATGGCCGACTAATTCAATCGCAGCTGTCCGCATCATGTGATCGATGGCCGCCTTGGCCATGTTGTAGGCCATGGAATCGGGAATCGCCAAAGCCGCATGCGGCGAACTGACAACCACGATCGAGCCGCCGCCACCCTGTTTGATCATCTGCATGGCCGATGCACGCACGCCATAAAAGGCACCCCACATCGTCACATCGATCGTGCGGTGAAATCCCGCCATGTCGGCATCGATCATCGATTGCCGGTCGCTGTAGGCGGCGTTGGAGACGAACAGATCCAAACTGCCGAACGCCTCCACCGTTTTCGCCACCATCCCTTCCACTGCCGCTTGATCGGCGACGTCAGCTTTCAGGAGTAACGCCTTGCGACCCAGGCTTTCAATTTCGTCAGCAACCTCTTGCGCTTCCGCTTCGCTGCTGCGGTAATTCACGGCCACATTAGCGCCATGCTGCGCCAGCTCAATCGCCGCCGCCCGCCCAATCCCCAAAGACGCCCCCGTCACAAGCGCCGCTTTTCCGTCAAACTTCATAATGTTCTCCAACCAAGT from Symmachiella dynata encodes:
- a CDS encoding SDR family NAD(P)-dependent oxidoreductase, which gives rise to MKFDGKAALVTGASLGIGRAAAIELAQHGANVAVNYRSSEAEAQEVADEIESLGRKALLLKADVADQAAVEGMVAKTVEAFGSLDLFVSNAAYSDRQSMIDADMAGFHRTIDVTMWGAFYGVRASAMQMIKQGGGGSIVVVSSPHAALAIPDSMAYNMAKAAIDHMMRTAAIELVGHRIRVNAIYPGWIDTPGERKFFTEEQLEAGGKALPWGRLGRPEEIAKGIAFMLSDDAEYMTGSIMSMEGGVMLPWWSNRADGEM